The genome window TTGGTTTAAGAAGAAAAACAAATAATGAACCCATACCTAAAATGAATAGAGAAATAATAATCAATTTACCCCCGTCAATATTAAGTAAAAGTTCTAATAAAGCATTGAGACTTTGCATAATCCTTTAACCTCACTTTATAATAAATGGTATAGTTAAATATA of Borrelia hispanica CRI contains these proteins:
- a CDS encoding BlyA family holin, which gives rise to MQSLNALLELLLNIDGGKLIIISLFILGMGSLFVFLLKPITKDIINILITKFKSKDKGEDL